In Urocitellus parryii isolate mUroPar1 unplaced genomic scaffold, mUroPar1.hap1 Scaffold_40, whole genome shotgun sequence, a single genomic region encodes these proteins:
- the LOC144252294 gene encoding profilin-1-like, translated as MKNVRGSPSPARGPSSSSESSPSSSAMAGWNAYIDNLMADGTCQVAAILGYKDSPSVWAAVPWKTFVNITPAEVGVLVGKDRSSFFVNGLTLGGQKCSVIRDSLLQDGEFTVDLRTKSTGGAPTFNVTVTMTAKTLVLLMGKEGVHGGLINKKCYEMASHLRYAQY; from the exons ATGAAGAATG TCCGAGGCAGCCCGAGCCCAGCCCGCGGCCCCAGCAGCAGCTCCGAGAGCAGTCCCAGCAGCAGCGCCATGGCCGGGTGGAACGCCTACATCGACAACCTTATGGCAGACGGGACCTGTCAGGTCGCGGCCATCCTGGGCTACAAGGACTCGCCCTCCGTCTGGGCCGCCGTCCCCTGGAAAACCTTCGTCAACATTACGCCAGCTGAGGTTGGTGTCCTGGTTGGCAAAGACCGGTCAAGTTTTTTCGTGAATGGGCTGACACTTGGGGGCCAGAAATGTTCTGTGATCCGGGACTCACTGCTGCAGGATGGGGAATTTACCGTGGATCTTCGTACCAAGAGCACCGGTGGAGCCCCCACCTTCAATGTCACTGTCACCATGACTGCCAAGACGCTAGTCCTGCTGATGGGCAAAGAAGGTGTCCACGGTGGTTTGATCAACAAGAAATGTTATGAAATGGCTTCCCACCTGCGGTATGCCCAGTACTGA